A single region of the Coregonus clupeaformis isolate EN_2021a chromosome 16, ASM2061545v1, whole genome shotgun sequence genome encodes:
- the c16h4orf48 gene encoding neuropeptide-like protein C4orf48 homolog, giving the protein MASSGYLQAVMLLLAVQLLCFRPSDAEQETGTVIPAESRPCVDCHAFEFMQRALQDLKKTAFNLDARTETLVLRAERRALCDCMPTNTLH; this is encoded by the exons ATGGCATCGAGCGGCTATTTGCAAGCGGTGATGCTGCTATTAGCCGTGCAGCTCCTGTGTTTTAGGCCAAGTGATGCGGAGCAGGAGACAGGGACGGTAATCCCTGCCGAAA GTCGGCCCTGTGTGGACTGTCATGCATTTGAATTCATGCAGAGGGCACTGCAAGACCTTAAGAAGACTGCTTTCAACCTCGATGCCCGG ACCGAGACCCTGGTGTTGAGGGCAGAGAGGCGAGCCCTGTGTGACTGCATGCCCACTAATACCCTGCACTGA